Proteins from a single region of Lelliottia sp. JS-SCA-14:
- a CDS encoding ABC transporter ATP-binding protein: MSEQNSPLVSVRELRKHYRVQGGLLRKGVAVKAVDGVSFDIQRGETFGLVGESGCGKSTLGRAMLRLFDITSGEIHFDGQEIAQASEKQLKPLRKRMQAIFQDPYSSLNPGMTVQQLVAEPMQIHGYSREEQRERTETLLYKVGLKQEHLQRFPHEFSGGQRQRISIARALSVRPEFVLCDEPLSALDVSVQAQVVNILQDLQQELGLTYLFIAHDLSMVRHISSRIGVMYLGKLVEVAPAGELYAHPAHPYTRALLAAVPLPDPRIRHLEQATLRGEIPGPTSVLPGCKFCSRCPHVMPACRSQEPAMQEISPGHFAACWLFKV, encoded by the coding sequence ATGAGCGAGCAAAACAGTCCTTTAGTGAGCGTACGTGAACTGCGAAAACACTATCGGGTTCAGGGTGGGCTGCTGCGCAAAGGCGTGGCGGTGAAAGCGGTCGACGGCGTGAGTTTCGATATTCAGCGCGGCGAAACCTTTGGTCTGGTGGGTGAATCTGGCTGCGGAAAATCAACGCTCGGGCGGGCGATGCTGCGCCTGTTTGATATCACTTCCGGCGAGATCCACTTTGACGGGCAGGAGATCGCCCAGGCCAGCGAAAAACAGCTCAAGCCGCTGCGCAAACGCATGCAGGCTATTTTCCAGGACCCGTACTCGTCGCTCAATCCGGGTATGACTGTACAGCAGCTGGTGGCCGAGCCGATGCAGATCCACGGCTACAGCCGCGAGGAGCAGCGGGAACGTACGGAAACTCTGCTCTATAAAGTCGGGCTCAAACAGGAACATCTCCAGCGCTTCCCGCACGAGTTCAGCGGCGGTCAGCGTCAGCGCATCAGCATCGCGCGCGCGTTGTCGGTGCGCCCGGAGTTTGTGCTGTGCGATGAGCCGCTCTCGGCGCTGGACGTGTCGGTCCAGGCGCAGGTGGTGAACATTTTGCAGGACCTGCAGCAGGAGCTGGGGCTGACCTATCTGTTTATCGCCCACGATCTGTCGATGGTGCGTCATATCTCCAGCCGTATCGGGGTGATGTACCTCGGCAAGCTGGTGGAAGTGGCCCCGGCGGGTGAGCTGTATGCCCATCCGGCGCACCCCTACACCCGCGCGCTGTTGGCCGCCGTTCCGCTGCCCGACCCGCGCATCCGCCACCTGGAACAAGCCACCCTGCGCGGAGAGATCCCCGGCCCCACGTCAGTGCTTCCCGGCTGTAAGTTTTGCAGCCGCTGCCCGCACGTGATGCCCGCTTGCCGGTCGCAGGAGCCCGCAATGCAGGAGATCTCCCCCGGACATTTCGCAGCGTGTTGGTTGTTTAAAGTGTAA
- the mscS gene encoding small-conductance mechanosensitive channel MscS: MKFEAFPGIRQLIHWIINNESTIVQGVFNLIGAVFLLCAGVFIARIASAGFKRLLLSRQVDKTVTQFCSALLRYAMLAFAVVAALGRLGVETSSIIAVIGAAGLAVGLALQGSLSNFAAGVLLVTLRPIRAGEYASVGAVAGTIEEVHIFSTTLRTSDNKMVVVPNGKIIASEITNFSRQPHRRVDITLGVAYTTSIEHLKSVIKTVITLDPRILHDKGQVIRLNEFAPSSLNFVVRVWTENKNYWDVYYDLMENIKNALDANQIAMPYPQMDIHLNDLRQTANAKEVTHS; the protein is encoded by the coding sequence ATGAAGTTCGAGGCGTTCCCCGGGATCAGGCAGTTGATCCACTGGATTATCAATAATGAATCCACCATCGTTCAGGGTGTTTTCAATCTTATTGGTGCCGTTTTTTTATTGTGTGCCGGTGTCTTTATCGCGCGTATCGCCAGTGCGGGATTCAAACGGTTATTGCTGAGCCGTCAGGTCGATAAAACCGTCACGCAATTCTGTAGCGCCCTGTTGCGCTATGCGATGCTGGCCTTCGCCGTGGTGGCTGCGCTGGGTCGCCTTGGGGTGGAAACCTCATCGATCATCGCGGTGATTGGTGCCGCCGGGCTGGCGGTAGGTCTGGCGTTACAGGGATCGCTGTCCAACTTCGCAGCGGGTGTTTTACTGGTGACGTTGCGCCCGATCCGCGCCGGGGAATATGCCAGCGTGGGCGCGGTGGCAGGCACCATCGAAGAGGTGCATATTTTCTCCACCACGCTTCGCACTTCCGATAATAAAATGGTGGTGGTCCCGAACGGGAAAATCATCGCCAGCGAAATCACTAACTTTTCTCGCCAGCCGCATCGCCGGGTCGATATTACGTTAGGCGTGGCTTACACCACCTCCATTGAACATCTGAAAAGCGTCATTAAAACCGTCATTACCCTTGACCCGCGGATCTTGCATGACAAAGGGCAGGTCATTCGTTTAAACGAATTCGCGCCGTCGTCGCTGAATTTTGTGGTGCGCGTATGGACAGAAAATAAAAACTATTGGGACGTTTATTACGACCTGATGGAAAACATTAAGAACGCGCTGGATGCCAATCAGATCGCCATGCCTTACCCGCAAATGGATATCCATCTGAATGACCTGAGGCAGACCGCAAATGCGAAGGAGGTGACGCACTCATGA
- a CDS encoding molybdate ABC transporter substrate-binding protein: MRVLAAGSLRGVWPQLMAPFPHPIDTQFGPAGLLRERIEAGEPCDLFASANVAHPQALLQNGRARSVAVFASNTLCLTARSDAVREGDDWLSLLTRPDLRLATSTAGCDPSGDYTQELFTRMGEAGVAVRERALALVGGRESAPVPPGKLAAEWIIQSGQADLFIGYGSYAPKLRLIPELKVLNIPAPFNPRAEYACAVMTPKAENLAEFLQSEKAKAILQQAGFGV, from the coding sequence ATGCGCGTCCTGGCGGCGGGCAGCCTGCGCGGCGTGTGGCCGCAGCTGATGGCGCCATTCCCGCATCCGATCGACACTCAGTTTGGCCCAGCCGGGCTGCTGCGGGAGCGGATTGAAGCGGGCGAGCCGTGCGATCTGTTTGCCTCGGCCAATGTCGCGCATCCGCAGGCATTGCTCCAGAACGGGCGAGCACGTTCCGTGGCGGTGTTCGCCAGCAACACACTCTGTCTGACCGCACGCAGTGACGCCGTGCGCGAGGGCGACGACTGGCTTTCGCTGCTCACGCGTCCCGATTTGCGCCTGGCGACCTCCACGGCCGGGTGTGACCCTTCTGGCGACTACACGCAGGAGTTGTTTACGCGCATGGGGGAAGCGGGCGTTGCCGTGCGCGAGCGGGCGCTGGCCCTGGTCGGCGGACGGGAATCTGCGCCGGTTCCGCCGGGAAAACTGGCGGCGGAGTGGATCATTCAGAGCGGTCAGGCGGATCTGTTTATCGGCTATGGGAGTTACGCGCCAAAACTGCGTCTGATTCCGGAGTTAAAGGTCCTGAACATTCCGGCACCTTTTAACCCGCGTGCGGAATATGCCTGCGCAGTGATGACGCCAAAGGCGGAGAATCTGGCGGAGTTTTTACAGTCGGAAAAGGCCAAAGCGATATTGCAGCAGGCGGGGTTCGGCGTGTAA
- a CDS encoding ABC transporter permease, translating to MSRRWQQVRHQLRRNRPAQFSLFVLFIFIVAALCAGLSPYDPDQMSLGARTLPPDAAHWFGTDEYGRDYFTRALYGGQISLMVGFLAMLFSTLIGTLVGTISGYFGGWLDNLMMRVVDILMAIPAFFLLLVVNAYLKPGVDNIIFIISLLTWMSMSRLVRAETLSVKEREYVLYARASGEHPLRIILRHIIPGVLPTIIVAATLNIASAILMESTLSFLGLGVQAPAASWGSMLNNAQSYIGEASWLAMFPGILILLTVFSFNVLGDVFRTAFEPGANRDE from the coding sequence ATGAGCAGACGCTGGCAACAAGTTCGTCACCAGCTGCGCCGCAATCGTCCGGCGCAGTTCTCCCTATTTGTCCTGTTTATTTTTATCGTTGCGGCCCTGTGCGCGGGGCTGAGTCCTTACGATCCGGATCAGATGTCGCTCGGGGCGCGTACCCTGCCGCCTGACGCTGCGCACTGGTTTGGCACCGACGAGTACGGGCGCGACTACTTCACCCGCGCCCTGTACGGCGGGCAGATCTCCCTGATGGTCGGTTTCCTGGCAATGCTCTTTTCGACGCTGATCGGCACCCTGGTGGGCACCATCAGCGGCTATTTTGGCGGCTGGCTGGATAACCTGATGATGCGCGTCGTCGATATCCTGATGGCGATCCCGGCGTTTTTCCTGCTGCTGGTGGTCAATGCGTATCTCAAGCCGGGCGTGGATAACATCATCTTCATTATCAGCCTGCTGACGTGGATGAGCATGTCGCGGCTGGTGCGCGCGGAAACCCTTTCGGTGAAAGAGCGCGAGTATGTTCTGTATGCCCGCGCGTCGGGTGAGCATCCGCTGCGCATCATTCTGCGTCACATTATTCCCGGCGTGCTGCCGACGATTATCGTGGCAGCGACGCTGAATATCGCCTCCGCCATTCTGATGGAATCAACCCTCAGCTTCCTCGGGCTCGGCGTGCAGGCGCCTGCCGCGTCCTGGGGGAGTATGCTCAACAACGCCCAGTCGTACATTGGCGAAGCCTCGTGGCTGGCGATGTTCCCCGGTATTTTGATTTTGCTGACGGTGTTCAGTTTTAACGTGCTGGGCGATGTGTTCCGCACCGCCTTTGAGCCGGGAGCGAACCGCGATGAATAA
- a CDS encoding ABC transporter permease, with protein MNTLLTRRLLQLLPMLFFISLVAFLLVKLAPGDPVAAYITPRMAPEDIERIRQSMGLDKPLVTQYVLWLKNVLQGDLGYSLIYHRPVLEMIGERIPATLGLMGASLLMAIVLAIPLGLLAGAFKHRWLDHILNLFAYIGISVPIFWFGILLITVFAVQLNWFPSMGMRTIGMDDNWLDVVRHGVLPCIALTFYNLSSYVRYIRSNTISQLSADYVQTQLAYGATRTSILFRHVLKNVLLPVITLFGLSFGELVVGAYVTESVFSWPGMGLLGIQSITSLDYPLIMAIIMLSSMMLIVGNLIADLLYRFADPRIRTLR; from the coding sequence GTGAACACATTACTGACGCGTCGGTTGCTGCAGCTGCTGCCGATGCTTTTCTTTATTTCGCTGGTGGCGTTTTTGCTGGTCAAACTTGCGCCCGGCGATCCGGTAGCGGCGTATATCACGCCGAGGATGGCTCCGGAGGATATCGAGCGTATCCGCCAGAGCATGGGGCTGGATAAGCCATTAGTGACGCAATATGTGCTGTGGCTTAAAAACGTATTGCAGGGCGATCTGGGCTATTCGTTGATTTACCATCGCCCGGTGCTGGAGATGATCGGCGAGCGTATTCCGGCCACCCTCGGGCTGATGGGCGCGTCGCTGCTGATGGCGATTGTGCTGGCGATCCCACTCGGCCTGCTGGCTGGCGCATTCAAACACCGCTGGCTGGATCACATCCTGAACTTATTCGCCTATATCGGCATTTCCGTGCCGATTTTTTGGTTCGGCATTTTGCTGATCACCGTCTTCGCCGTGCAGCTCAACTGGTTCCCCAGCATGGGGATGCGCACCATCGGCATGGACGACAACTGGCTCGACGTGGTGCGCCACGGCGTGCTGCCGTGCATCGCGCTGACCTTCTATAACCTCTCGAGCTACGTGCGCTACATCCGCTCAAACACCATTTCGCAGCTCTCCGCCGACTATGTGCAGACCCAGCTGGCGTACGGGGCCACGCGCACCAGTATCCTGTTCCGCCATGTGCTGAAAAACGTGCTGCTGCCGGTGATCACCCTGTTTGGCCTGTCGTTTGGCGAGCTAGTGGTCGGAGCCTACGTGACCGAAAGCGTCTTCTCCTGGCCAGGGATGGGTTTGCTCGGGATCCAGTCGATCACCTCCCTGGATTACCCGCTGATCATGGCGATCATCATGCTCTCATCGATGATGCTGATCGTCGGCAACCTGATCGCCGATCTGCTCTATCGCTTCGCCGATCCCCGCATTCGTACACTGAGGTAA
- the yghU gene encoding glutathione-dependent disulfide-bond oxidoreductase, with protein MSDNTYQPPKVWEWKQNNNGGAFANINRPVSGATHEKELPVGAHPLQLYSLGTPNGQKVTIMLEELLALGVTGAEYDAWLIRIGEGDQFSSGFVDVNPNSKIPALRDHSVNPPLRVFESGNILLYLAEKFGHLLPKDPAGRTETLNWLFWLQGSAPFLGGGFGHFFNYAPVKIEYAIDRFTMESKRLLDVLDKQLGRGRYVAGDEYSIADIAIWPWFGNVVLGNVYNAAEFLDAGSYKNVQRWAKEVAERPAVKRGRIVNRTFGEPSEQLHERHAASDFETNTEDKRQA; from the coding sequence ATGTCCGACAACACTTACCAGCCACCGAAAGTGTGGGAATGGAAACAGAACAACAACGGCGGCGCGTTCGCTAATATCAATCGCCCGGTTTCTGGCGCTACGCATGAGAAAGAACTGCCGGTTGGCGCGCATCCGCTCCAGCTTTATTCCCTCGGCACGCCAAACGGCCAGAAAGTCACCATCATGCTGGAAGAGCTGCTGGCGCTCGGCGTGACGGGCGCAGAGTATGATGCCTGGCTGATCCGCATCGGCGAAGGCGATCAGTTCTCCAGCGGCTTTGTCGACGTGAACCCGAACTCGAAAATTCCGGCACTTCGTGACCACTCTGTGAACCCGCCGCTGCGCGTATTTGAATCCGGCAATATCCTGCTGTACCTGGCAGAGAAATTCGGCCATCTGCTGCCAAAAGATCCGGCGGGGCGCACCGAAACCTTGAACTGGCTGTTCTGGCTGCAGGGCTCAGCTCCGTTCCTCGGCGGCGGTTTCGGCCACTTCTTCAATTACGCGCCGGTGAAGATTGAGTATGCGATTGATCGTTTCACCATGGAGTCCAAACGCCTGCTCGACGTGCTGGATAAGCAGTTAGGCCGTGGCCGCTATGTGGCGGGAGATGAGTACAGCATCGCCGATATTGCCATCTGGCCGTGGTTCGGCAACGTGGTACTCGGCAACGTCTACAACGCCGCCGAGTTCCTGGATGCGGGCAGCTATAAGAACGTCCAGCGCTGGGCCAAAGAGGTAGCCGAGCGTCCGGCGGTGAAACGCGGGCGTATCGTCAACCGCACCTTTGGCGAGCCGAGCGAACAGCTGCATGAGCGCCATGCGGCGAGTGATTTCGAGACCAATACCGAAGATAAACGTCAGGCTTAA
- a CDS encoding ABC transporter substrate-binding protein: protein MRKLLLSAVLVSMALAAAGCDDAKKNETANAPAAKSDAPKEGGSLIIGITSGDPLAVNPLYASDRTTLTIMQALYAPLYSFNDGKIEWGLAESLTPSADNLSYTLTLKPNLKWQDGQPLTAEDVVFTFNKLLEAKQHSFFRSMFTYGGKPVEVSKVDERTVKFTLPQVSAAFAGTLVQIYPIPEHVFAKEDDLEKSTKNDAPVGSGPFKFKEYRAGQYYSLTRFDDYWNGKAKLDSVTYRFAKDSNSANLALQNGEINLKMVDPQDVSRLKNTGKFDFVVYPEGRLAYMTFNQNVPVMKSKELRQAIAYAINKDELTQTAFTSLDYAKPATSFLTPDTLYQTNDVEQYKFDQQKAKDLLKASGAPADLKLRLAYVNTNKTQESMALYIQQQLKGIGVNVELMPLDSNAMSQRSLDMNNTAWELNLGGYIMGAEPDGYKSLFMSNEAYNYAHYKNPQFDALWDKGAVETDAGKRADIYKQIQQTVANDMTYYPIAYTNATVAVDKRFGGTQEAEPKPVYMFQDLSKIYQK, encoded by the coding sequence ATGCGCAAGCTACTGTTATCTGCTGTTCTGGTGTCTATGGCATTGGCCGCCGCGGGCTGTGACGATGCTAAAAAAAATGAAACGGCGAACGCGCCAGCAGCAAAAAGCGACGCGCCAAAAGAGGGCGGCTCGCTGATTATCGGTATCACCTCCGGCGACCCGCTGGCCGTGAACCCACTTTACGCCAGCGACCGCACCACGCTGACCATCATGCAGGCGCTTTACGCTCCCCTCTACAGTTTTAACGACGGCAAAATCGAATGGGGCCTAGCCGAAAGCCTCACGCCGTCCGCCGACAATCTCAGCTATACCCTGACCTTAAAACCGAATCTGAAATGGCAGGATGGCCAGCCGCTGACCGCCGAAGACGTGGTGTTCACTTTCAATAAACTCCTCGAAGCCAAACAGCACAGCTTCTTCCGCAGCATGTTTACCTACGGCGGTAAGCCAGTAGAAGTTAGTAAGGTCGACGAGCGCACCGTTAAGTTCACCTTACCGCAGGTCAGCGCGGCCTTTGCCGGAACCCTGGTGCAGATCTATCCGATTCCGGAACATGTGTTCGCAAAAGAGGACGATCTGGAAAAGAGCACCAAAAACGATGCGCCGGTCGGTTCCGGTCCGTTCAAGTTTAAAGAGTATCGCGCCGGGCAATACTACTCTCTGACCCGTTTCGACGATTACTGGAACGGCAAAGCGAAGCTCGACTCCGTGACCTATCGTTTTGCCAAAGACAGCAACTCGGCGAACCTCGCCCTGCAAAACGGCGAAATCAATCTCAAGATGGTCGATCCGCAGGACGTCAGCCGCCTGAAAAATACCGGGAAATTTGATTTTGTGGTCTACCCGGAAGGTCGTCTGGCGTACATGACCTTCAACCAGAACGTCCCGGTAATGAAGAGCAAAGAGCTGCGTCAGGCGATTGCGTATGCCATCAACAAAGACGAGCTGACGCAAACCGCGTTCACCTCGCTGGACTACGCCAAACCGGCCACCTCGTTCCTGACGCCGGACACGCTCTATCAGACCAACGACGTTGAGCAGTACAAATTCGATCAGCAGAAAGCCAAAGATCTGCTGAAAGCGTCCGGTGCGCCTGCCGACCTCAAGCTGCGTCTGGCCTACGTAAACACCAACAAAACCCAGGAGAGCATGGCGCTCTACATTCAGCAGCAGCTGAAGGGCATCGGCGTGAACGTCGAACTGATGCCGCTGGATTCGAACGCCATGTCCCAGCGCAGTCTGGACATGAACAACACCGCGTGGGAGCTGAACCTCGGCGGCTACATCATGGGCGCGGAGCCGGACGGCTACAAATCCCTGTTCATGAGCAACGAAGCCTACAACTACGCGCACTACAAAAATCCGCAGTTTGACGCCCTGTGGGACAAAGGCGCGGTGGAGACCGACGCGGGTAAACGCGCGGATATCTACAAGCAAATTCAGCAGACCGTGGCGAACGACATGACCTACTACCCGATCGCCTACACCAACGCGACGGTCGCGGTGGATAAACGCTTCGGCGGCACTCAGGAAGCCGAGCCAAAACCGGTTTATATGTTCCAGGATCTTTCTAAAATCTATCAAAAATAA
- the ydiK gene encoding AI-2E family transporter YdiK, which yields MIASRPQRDVPQILFSVLLILTMLCCCVWIVKPFILSVIWAGLITIATWPLFTLLQRKIVRRRGVAILLMMLFLSAIFLLPVILSATAFTVMAQDALHWLMQLDMAHLPTCEFLNRIPKIGPHLHDKWLGLIHSDSAVLFGTLKPWLMKCATLLINELTHIGSLLVNGVLMLVSCLVFYLHGERIARGFRHFARRIAQGRGETAVVLAGKTIQVVAMGIVLTAVIQSAFAGIGLLICQIPAAALLTGMIFVLCLMQLGPVIVMLPAVAWLFWSGMHGMASLLLAWTVVAGALDNFIKPLLINRGADTSVLLIMIGVIGGMLAWGMIGLFIGPVLLAVSWRLLSTWVSEVDFRA from the coding sequence ATGATCGCTTCTCGCCCGCAGCGCGATGTGCCGCAGATCCTGTTCAGCGTGTTGTTGATTTTAACGATGCTCTGCTGCTGCGTCTGGATCGTGAAACCCTTTATTCTCAGCGTCATCTGGGCCGGATTGATTACCATTGCCACCTGGCCGCTGTTTACTCTGCTGCAGCGCAAAATCGTGCGCCGCAGAGGGGTGGCGATCCTGCTGATGATGCTGTTTTTGAGCGCTATTTTCCTGCTTCCGGTCATTTTGAGCGCCACGGCCTTTACCGTCATGGCGCAGGATGCCCTGCACTGGCTGATGCAGCTGGATATGGCTCATCTGCCGACCTGTGAGTTCCTCAACCGGATCCCCAAAATCGGCCCGCATCTGCATGACAAATGGCTGGGGCTGATTCACAGCGACAGCGCCGTGCTGTTTGGCACCTTAAAACCCTGGCTGATGAAATGCGCGACCCTGCTGATCAACGAGCTGACGCATATTGGCTCATTGCTGGTGAACGGCGTGCTGATGCTGGTCTCGTGCCTGGTGTTTTATCTGCACGGCGAGCGTATTGCGCGCGGTTTTCGACATTTCGCCAGACGTATTGCCCAGGGGCGCGGTGAAACCGCCGTGGTTCTGGCCGGTAAAACGATTCAGGTCGTGGCGATGGGGATTGTGCTGACGGCGGTGATTCAGTCGGCCTTTGCGGGTATCGGCTTGCTGATCTGCCAGATCCCGGCAGCCGCCCTGCTCACCGGCATGATCTTCGTCCTGTGCCTGATGCAGCTCGGCCCGGTGATCGTCATGTTGCCCGCCGTGGCGTGGTTATTCTGGAGCGGAATGCACGGAATGGCGTCGCTGCTGCTGGCCTGGACGGTCGTCGCGGGCGCGCTGGATAACTTTATTAAACCTCTGCTGATCAACCGTGGCGCAGACACGTCGGTGCTGCTGATTATGATCGGTGTGATCGGGGGGATGTTGGCGTGGGGCATGATTGGCCTATTTATTGGCCCCGTTTTACTGGCAGTATCCTGGCGTTTGCTCTCCACCTGGGTGAGCGAAGTGGATTTTAGAGCATAA
- a CDS encoding glycine zipper domain-containing protein — translation MNCMKATLLIGTLLVSASTLAIDKTAAGAVAGAAIGAATGKSVKSTVGGAVVGAGTGAMFKSGDKGKAARKGGAVGAVVGAGAAAITGKSVLKGAAVGAGAGGLVGEATH, via the coding sequence ATGAACTGCATGAAGGCAACGCTACTCATTGGTACCCTCCTCGTTTCCGCCTCAACGCTTGCGATCGATAAAACCGCCGCAGGTGCCGTTGCCGGTGCGGCTATCGGCGCAGCAACGGGCAAAAGCGTGAAATCCACCGTCGGCGGTGCCGTGGTGGGCGCAGGCACCGGAGCGATGTTCAAAAGCGGCGATAAAGGCAAAGCGGCACGCAAAGGCGGTGCCGTGGGCGCGGTGGTTGGCGCAGGTGCGGCGGCGATCACCGGCAAAAGCGTGCTGAAAGGCGCGGCCGTGGGCGCCGGTGCAGGCGGTCTGGTGGGCGAAGCCACTCACTAA
- a CDS encoding ABC transporter substrate-binding protein has product MNTRFWQAVTLSLLFLLPLSSEASRQITDQIGRTITIPDKVDRVVVLQHQTLNLLVQMNASDKIVGVMANWKQQLGDGYARLAPELNQKATLGDLTHVDPEKLIALHPQVVFVTNYAPQEMIDKISSLGIPVVAISLRHDAPGEKAKLNPTMADEEKAYDLGLREGITLIGEIVNKPQEAKDLIAATDKGRKMVSDRLKDMPAEHRIRAYMANPELTTYGSGKYTGLMMAHAGAINVAAATIQGFKTVAMEQVIAWNPQVIFVQDRYPSVVDEIKHSPQWQVIDAVKNHRVYLMPDYAKAWGYPMPEAMGIGELWMAKKLYPEKFKDIDMHQVADEWYQRFYRTHYQGID; this is encoded by the coding sequence ATGAACACACGTTTTTGGCAGGCAGTCACCTTAAGTTTACTGTTTTTACTCCCGTTATCGTCCGAGGCGTCCCGCCAGATAACCGACCAGATTGGCCGCACGATCACCATCCCTGACAAAGTCGATCGCGTCGTGGTGCTTCAGCATCAGACGCTGAACTTACTGGTGCAAATGAACGCCAGCGACAAAATCGTCGGCGTGATGGCGAACTGGAAACAGCAGCTTGGTGACGGCTACGCCCGCCTGGCACCCGAGCTGAACCAGAAAGCCACGCTTGGCGATCTCACCCATGTGGATCCGGAAAAACTGATTGCCCTGCATCCGCAGGTGGTGTTTGTCACCAACTACGCGCCGCAGGAGATGATCGACAAAATCAGCAGCCTGGGCATTCCGGTGGTCGCCATTTCCCTTCGCCACGACGCGCCAGGGGAAAAAGCAAAACTGAACCCGACGATGGCCGACGAAGAGAAAGCCTACGATCTGGGGCTGCGCGAGGGGATCACCTTGATCGGCGAGATCGTTAACAAACCGCAGGAAGCCAAAGATCTGATCGCCGCCACCGATAAGGGGCGCAAGATGGTCAGCGATCGGCTGAAAGATATGCCGGCAGAGCACCGTATTCGCGCCTATATGGCTAACCCGGAACTCACCACCTACGGTTCCGGAAAATACACCGGTCTGATGATGGCCCATGCGGGGGCTATCAACGTGGCGGCGGCGACTATTCAGGGCTTCAAAACCGTGGCGATGGAGCAGGTTATCGCCTGGAACCCGCAGGTGATTTTCGTGCAGGATCGCTATCCGTCCGTGGTCGACGAAATTAAACATTCACCCCAGTGGCAGGTGATCGACGCCGTGAAAAACCACCGCGTCTACCTGATGCCGGACTACGCCAAAGCCTGGGGCTACCCGATGCCGGAAGCGATGGGTATCGGCGAGCTGTGGATGGCGAAAAAACTCTATCCGGAGAAGTTTAAAGATATCGATATGCATCAGGTCGCCGACGAATGGTACCAGCGTTTCTATCGCACCCACTACCAGGGGATCGACTGA
- a CDS encoding ABC transporter ATP-binding protein — translation MNNLLELDNLHTAFRTRDGEVQAVRGVSFHVQAGELVGIVGESGCGKSVTCKSIIQLLGSNGHISGGSIRFQNEDLARKTPEQMRKIRGNEIAMIFQDPMTALNPVVTIGRQMTEILVRNKELSKKAARAAAIAMLDQVGIAEAERRFEQYPHEFSGGMRQRVMIAIALSCNPKLLIADEPTTALDVTIQAQILRLLKSLQQQTQTAILLITHDLGVVAQVCSRVVVMYGGQVMEEGSVEDIFYRPAHPYTQGLLASLPRPDEANQRLSPIEGTPPGLLNPPPGCPFAERCPKRMPQCERQPAFYSVGEGHRAACWLWADKEVQA, via the coding sequence ATGAATAACTTATTAGAACTCGATAACCTGCACACCGCATTTCGCACCCGCGACGGCGAGGTGCAGGCGGTGCGCGGCGTGAGCTTTCATGTGCAGGCGGGAGAACTTGTCGGCATCGTCGGCGAATCCGGCTGCGGGAAAAGCGTCACCTGCAAATCGATTATTCAGCTGCTCGGCAGCAACGGACACATCTCCGGCGGCAGCATCCGTTTTCAGAATGAGGATCTGGCGCGCAAAACCCCTGAGCAAATGCGCAAGATCCGCGGGAACGAGATTGCGATGATCTTCCAGGACCCGATGACTGCCCTGAACCCGGTGGTGACCATCGGCAGGCAGATGACGGAGATCCTGGTGCGCAACAAAGAGCTGTCCAAAAAGGCGGCCAGAGCCGCGGCCATCGCCATGCTCGATCAGGTGGGGATTGCCGAAGCTGAGCGTCGTTTCGAGCAGTACCCGCACGAGTTTAGTGGCGGGATGCGCCAGCGCGTGATGATTGCCATCGCGCTCTCCTGCAACCCGAAACTGCTGATTGCCGATGAACCTACCACCGCGCTGGATGTGACCATTCAGGCGCAAATTCTACGCCTGCTGAAAAGTCTGCAGCAGCAGACTCAGACCGCCATTTTGCTGATCACCCACGATCTCGGCGTGGTGGCGCAGGTATGCAGCCGCGTGGTGGTAATGTACGGCGGGCAGGTGATGGAGGAGGGTAGCGTGGAGGATATCTTTTATCGCCCGGCGCACCCGTACACTCAGGGTTTGCTGGCGTCGCTCCCGCGACCGGACGAGGCCAATCAGCGCCTGTCACCCATCGAAGGCACGCCGCCTGGCTTGCTTAATCCACCGCCGGGCTGCCCGTTTGCCGAGCGCTGTCCGAAACGGATGCCGCAGTGTGAGCGCCAACCCGCGTTCTATTCCGTCGGGGAGGGCCACCGTGCGGCCTGCTGGTTATGGGCCGATAAGGAGGTTCAGGCATGA